From Ananas comosus cultivar F153 unplaced genomic scaffold, ASM154086v1, whole genome shotgun sequence, a single genomic window includes:
- the LOC109706186 gene encoding uncharacterized protein LOC109706186, with protein MGQWQKKLLAFSALPCYPKCLNGSLATPCSPPPQRFEGLLQSVYPLSALMDDEQSGKRRRVYSFRPNDIPRTGFSFKYISYLLPSLLRIASIGSCRGDEGKEMKKKIVRFEIDMALVLSVGDDFKWSHALKQKIHGYSTLLSTMIRTYPKNMFSFAEKLHRSFPYPSVQRMLVDTGNQIIVNPNAKPIKPHVRRSTALRLHKSSVKKWVMSKEKEDVNECLGLLRSIIPGGEEIMCLSELVTEVESYVSCLQFQVEVLRALVS; from the exons ATGGGTCAGTGGCAGAAGAAGCTTTTGGCCTTTTCTGCTCTCCCATGCTACCCAAAGTGCTTAAATGGAAGCCTTGCAACTCCATGCTCACCACCACCACAGCGTTTTGAAGGTCTCCTTCAAAG TGTTTATCCTCTTTCTGCACTAATGGACGATGAGCAGAGCGGCAAGCGGCGAAGGGTTTATTCCTTCCGGCCAAATGATATACCACGTACTGGTTTCTCCTTCAAGTACATTAGTTACCTTTTGCCGTCGCTTCTGAGGATTGCTAGCATTGGTTCCTGCCGCGGAGATGAGGGaaaagagatgaagaagaagattgtgAGGTTCGAAATCGACATGGCATTAGTGCTTTCGGTTGGCGATGACTTCAAATGGAGCCATGCTTTAAAACAAAAGATTCATGGATATTCCACTTTGCTCTCAACCATGATACGAACTTATCCAAAGAATATGTTTAGCTTCGCTGAGAAGCTACACCGCTCTTTCCCATACCCTTCGGTTCAAAGAATGCTTGTTGATACTGGGAACCAAATAATCGTAAACCCTAACGCTAAGCCCATTAAACCACACGTGAGAAGGAGTACTGCACTTAGGTTGCACAAAAGTAGTGTTAAGAAGTGGGTTATgagtaaagagaaagaagatgttAATGAGTGCCTAGGATTGTTGAGAAGCATAATACCTGGTGGGGAAGAGATCATGTGTTTGAGTGAGCTGGTCACTGAGGTGGAGAGTTATGTGAGTTGCCTGCAGTTTCAGGTTGAAGTCCTTAGAGCTCTTGTCAGCTAG